One segment of Actinomyces sp. 432 DNA contains the following:
- a CDS encoding ABC transporter ATP-binding protein, with amino-acid sequence MREDALSPVLELRGVGRIHGTGARAVTALEAVDLTVAPGEFVAVMGPSGSGKSTLLNLAGALDGPTSGRVIVAGRDLAGLDRAALAEVRRRAIGFVFQDFNLLPSLTAAENVAFPLELDGWPARRARTAALTALEQVGLSDLADRLPDDMSGGQAQRAAIARAIVGPRRLLLADEPTGALDSATGTAVIGVLRERADDGAAVLMVTHEPRFAAWADRTVFLRDGRLVGASDPADVDEFLSAPGEER; translated from the coding sequence ATGCGCGAAGACGCCCTGTCGCCCGTACTTGAGCTCCGCGGTGTCGGCCGGATCCACGGCACCGGCGCCCGTGCCGTCACCGCCCTCGAGGCCGTTGACCTCACGGTCGCGCCCGGCGAATTCGTCGCCGTCATGGGGCCATCCGGTTCCGGCAAGTCGACCCTCCTGAATCTTGCCGGCGCCCTGGACGGCCCCACCAGTGGGCGGGTGATCGTCGCGGGCCGGGACCTGGCGGGCCTGGACCGCGCCGCCCTGGCCGAGGTGCGCCGCCGCGCCATTGGCTTTGTCTTCCAGGACTTCAACCTCCTGCCCTCCCTGACGGCCGCCGAGAACGTCGCCTTCCCTCTTGAGCTCGACGGCTGGCCCGCCCGCCGCGCCCGGACGGCCGCACTGACCGCGCTGGAACAGGTCGGCCTGTCCGACCTGGCCGACCGCCTGCCCGACGACATGTCCGGCGGCCAGGCCCAGCGCGCCGCCATTGCCCGCGCCATCGTCGGACCGCGGCGCCTGCTGCTCGCCGACGAACCCACGGGCGCACTCGACTCCGCTACCGGCACTGCCGTCATCGGTGTGCTGCGGGAACGCGCCGACGACGGCGCCGCCGTCCTCATGGTCACTCACGAGCCCCGCTTCGCCGCCTGGGCCGACCGCACGGTCTTCCTGCGCGACGGCCGCCTGGTGGGCGCCTCCGACCCCGCCGACGTCGACGAGTTTCTGTCCGCACCGGGGGAGGAGCGGTGA
- a CDS encoding anaerobic ribonucleoside-triphosphate reductase activating protein, with protein MTETLKKGVAHRPADDLQIAGLVPMSTVDWPDHLVATVFMQGCPWNCFYCHNQDLIPTRTPGVVAWDAVRSLLARRRGLLDGVVLTGGEALRQDALADAAAEVKDMGFQVGLHTAGPYPGRLRDMVRRGLADWVGLDIKALPGHYDAVVGRPNSAAKAWESLQVLVDAAAGGKGVDFEVRTTVVPGDVTAADAVEVARRVHDAGARVYALQQARGEGTTGDFAVSAPGWDAECERMAAQIEALGWDRFTYRPA; from the coding sequence ATGACTGAGACTCTCAAGAAGGGCGTCGCGCACCGCCCCGCCGACGACCTGCAGATCGCCGGACTCGTGCCCATGTCCACCGTCGACTGGCCCGACCATCTGGTCGCGACCGTCTTCATGCAGGGGTGCCCCTGGAACTGCTTCTACTGCCATAACCAGGACCTCATACCCACGCGCACTCCCGGCGTGGTCGCCTGGGACGCGGTCCGATCCCTGCTCGCCCGCCGGCGCGGCCTGCTCGACGGCGTCGTCCTCACCGGTGGGGAGGCGCTGCGCCAGGACGCCCTCGCCGACGCCGCCGCTGAGGTGAAGGACATGGGCTTCCAGGTGGGCCTGCACACCGCCGGCCCCTATCCGGGCCGCCTGCGCGACATGGTGCGGCGCGGGCTGGCCGACTGGGTGGGCCTCGACATCAAGGCGCTGCCAGGGCACTACGACGCCGTGGTCGGCCGCCCCAACTCCGCCGCCAAGGCCTGGGAGAGCCTGCAGGTGCTGGTGGATGCGGCCGCCGGCGGCAAGGGGGTCGACTTCGAGGTGCGCACCACCGTTGTCCCCGGGGATGTCACCGCCGCCGACGCTGTTGAGGTTGCTCGCCGCGTGCATGACGCCGGCGCCCGCGTCTACGCCCTCCAGCAGGCCCGCGGTGAGGGCACGACCGGCGACTTCGCCGTGTCTGCGCCCGGCTGGGACGCCGAGTGCGAGCGCATGGCCGCCCAGATCGAGGCCCTCGGCTGGGACCGCTTCACCTACCGCCCCGCCTGA
- a CDS encoding PadR family transcriptional regulator, translating to MAVKHALLALLARGPAGTYQLRKDFESATGTTWPLNIGQVATTLARLERDGLVTRLDPGRPASGSGAPGSATASAASTSAPTATAHSTSHNPNAEPVAADAAPATASSKTQTLPTANRDVAAWTLTDAGREELARWWTSPVARRAPERDELVIKLALATASPDVDVAALIQQQRQATQTVLHEINRARRAAGDEDLATALVLDHHVFTVEAELRWLDDAEGRLAHAAAEGRRS from the coding sequence ATGGCCGTAAAACACGCCCTGCTCGCCCTACTCGCCCGCGGCCCTGCAGGCACCTACCAGCTGCGCAAGGACTTCGAGTCCGCTACAGGCACTACCTGGCCCCTCAACATTGGCCAGGTCGCCACCACGTTGGCGCGCCTCGAGCGCGACGGCCTGGTGACCCGCCTCGACCCAGGTCGGCCCGCGAGTGGCTCCGGCGCGCCGGGCTCCGCAACCGCTTCCGCCGCATCCACCTCCGCCCCGACGGCAACGGCGCACTCCACGTCACACAACCCCAACGCCGAGCCCGTCGCCGCGGACGCGGCTCCCGCAACCGCCTCATCCAAAACACAGACGCTGCCCACCGCCAACCGGGACGTGGCCGCCTGGACCCTGACAGACGCCGGCCGAGAGGAACTCGCCCGCTGGTGGACCAGCCCGGTGGCCCGCCGCGCCCCCGAACGCGACGAGCTCGTCATCAAGCTCGCGCTCGCCACCGCCTCCCCGGACGTCGACGTGGCCGCACTGATCCAGCAGCAGCGCCAGGCCACGCAAACCGTCCTCCACGAGATCAACCGCGCCCGCCGCGCCGCCGGGGACGAGGACCTGGCCACCGCCCTGGTCCTGGACCATCACGTGTTCACCGTCGAGGCAGAGCTGCGCTGGCTCGACGACGCCGAGGGTCGGCTCGCCCACGCCGCCGCCGAGGGGCGGCGGTCGTGA
- a CDS encoding ribonucleoside triphosphate reductase translates to MSDSTQTPSAAHLAAAHPELVARGSADSAVAHGSRPQVDAVSTITEYLDRSDWRVNANANQGYSLGGMILNTSGKVIANYWLSQIYPQVAGDAHRSGDIHIHDLDMFAGYCAGWSLKNLLQQGFNGVPGKIASGPAKHFSSAVGQIVNFLGTLQNEWAGAQAFSSFDTYMAPFVRLDNMSYDEVLQCMQELIFNLNVPSRWGTQTPFTNLTFDWTCPADLADEHPLIGDELCDFTYGDLAEEMGMINRAFMEVMTTGDADGRVFTFPIPTYNITKDFDWDSPNADRLFTMTAKYGLPYFQNFINSELDPGMIRSMCCRLQLDLRELLKRGNGLFGSAEQTGSVGVVTVNMARLGYLHTGDEEALVAALDRLIDIASQTLELKRTVIQHHIDTGLFPFTKRWLGTLDNHFSTIGVNGMNEMVRNFTHDAYDLTDPRGHAMCVRILDHVRGRMVEIQEATGHLYNLEATPAEGTTYRFAKEDRKRYPDILQAGTDSNPYYTNSSQLPVGYTDDPFEAQEMQEELQTKYTGGTVLHLYMNEHISSAQACKELVRRSLTAFRTPYITITPTFSICPTHGYLAGEHFTCPKCAELHPDAEPVECEVWTRVMGYFRPVKSFNIGKKGEYMERQMFTEAAAGAHGTTTSRLTSISA, encoded by the coding sequence GTGTCCGACAGCACTCAGACCCCGTCCGCCGCTCACCTGGCCGCCGCGCACCCCGAGCTCGTGGCCCGGGGCTCTGCCGACTCCGCTGTCGCCCACGGCTCACGCCCTCAGGTAGACGCCGTCTCCACCATCACCGAGTACCTGGACCGCTCCGACTGGCGCGTGAACGCCAACGCCAACCAGGGCTACTCCCTGGGTGGGATGATCCTGAACACCTCCGGCAAGGTCATCGCCAACTACTGGCTCAGCCAGATCTACCCGCAGGTCGCCGGCGACGCCCACCGGAGCGGCGACATCCACATCCACGACCTGGACATGTTCGCCGGCTACTGCGCCGGCTGGTCGCTGAAGAACCTCCTCCAGCAGGGCTTCAACGGCGTGCCCGGCAAGATCGCCTCCGGCCCCGCCAAGCACTTCTCCTCCGCCGTAGGCCAGATCGTCAACTTCCTGGGCACCCTGCAGAACGAGTGGGCCGGCGCGCAGGCCTTCTCCTCCTTCGACACCTACATGGCTCCCTTCGTCCGCCTGGACAACATGAGCTACGACGAGGTCCTCCAGTGCATGCAGGAGCTCATCTTCAACCTCAATGTCCCCTCCCGCTGGGGCACCCAGACGCCCTTCACCAACCTCACCTTCGACTGGACCTGCCCGGCGGACCTGGCCGACGAGCACCCGCTGATCGGCGACGAGCTGTGCGACTTCACCTACGGCGACCTCGCCGAGGAGATGGGCATGATCAACCGCGCCTTCATGGAGGTCATGACCACCGGCGACGCCGACGGCCGCGTCTTCACCTTCCCGATCCCCACCTACAACATCACCAAGGACTTCGACTGGGACAGCCCCAACGCCGACCGGCTGTTCACCATGACCGCGAAGTACGGCCTGCCCTACTTCCAGAACTTCATCAACTCCGAGCTCGACCCCGGCATGATCCGCTCCATGTGCTGCCGCCTCCAGCTCGACCTGCGCGAGCTGCTCAAGCGCGGCAACGGCCTGTTCGGCTCGGCCGAGCAGACCGGCTCCGTCGGCGTGGTCACCGTGAACATGGCCCGCCTGGGCTACCTGCACACCGGCGACGAGGAGGCCCTGGTGGCGGCCCTGGACCGCCTCATCGACATCGCCTCGCAGACCCTGGAGCTCAAGCGCACCGTGATCCAGCACCACATCGACACCGGCCTGTTCCCCTTCACCAAGCGCTGGCTCGGCACGCTGGACAACCACTTCTCCACCATCGGCGTCAACGGCATGAATGAGATGGTCCGTAACTTCACGCACGACGCCTACGACCTGACCGACCCCCGCGGTCACGCCATGTGCGTGCGCATCCTCGATCACGTCCGCGGACGCATGGTCGAGATCCAGGAGGCCACCGGCCACCTGTACAACCTGGAGGCCACTCCCGCCGAGGGCACCACCTACCGCTTCGCCAAGGAGGACCGCAAGCGCTACCCCGACATCCTCCAGGCCGGCACCGACTCCAACCCGTACTACACCAACTCCTCCCAGCTGCCCGTCGGCTACACCGACGACCCCTTCGAGGCGCAGGAGATGCAGGAGGAGCTGCAGACCAAGTACACCGGCGGCACGGTGCTGCACCTGTACATGAATGAGCACATCTCCTCCGCGCAGGCCTGCAAGGAGCTGGTGCGCCGCTCGCTGACGGCCTTCCGCACGCCCTACATCACCATCACCCCGACCTTCTCGATCTGCCCGACCCACGGCTACCTGGCCGGTGAGCACTTCACCTGCCCCAAGTGCGCCGAGCTGCACCCCGACGCCGAGCCGGTCGAGTGCGAGGTGTGGACCCGCGTCATGGGTTACTTCCGCCCCGTGAAGTCCTTCAACATCGGCAAGAAGGGCGAGTACATGGAGCGGCAGATGTTCACCGAGGCTGCCGCTGGCGCCCACGGCACCACCACCTCACGCCTGACCTCCATCAGCGCCTGA
- a CDS encoding type II toxin-antitoxin system RelE family toxin, with amino-acid sequence MADWIVELTPRAENSLRRLDRSVQARVVGKLREVQEADEPRSFLKPMTGPLKGQFRLRVGDYRVIIDVQDERCVILAIDIGHRSTVYR; translated from the coding sequence GTGGCGGACTGGATCGTTGAGTTGACTCCTCGCGCCGAGAATTCGCTGCGCCGACTCGATCGCAGCGTTCAGGCGCGTGTGGTCGGCAAGCTGCGAGAGGTCCAGGAGGCTGACGAGCCGAGGAGCTTCCTGAAGCCGATGACCGGCCCGCTTAAGGGACAATTCCGGCTCCGGGTCGGGGATTACCGGGTGATCATCGACGTTCAGGATGAGCGTTGCGTGATCCTCGCGATCGATATCGGTCATCGCTCCACGGTCTATCGGTGA
- the relB gene encoding type II toxin-antitoxin system RelB family antitoxin → MSTAVLSVRLPEDLKRRLDDLGSRTGRPATFYVREAVESYIDDLEYAYTLKAEAEAARRGEIRTRRLDEIAASLGLDD, encoded by the coding sequence ATGTCTACAGCAGTTCTGAGCGTGCGGCTGCCGGAGGATCTCAAGCGTCGGCTCGATGACCTGGGGAGTCGGACCGGACGCCCGGCAACGTTCTATGTGCGTGAGGCCGTTGAGTCCTACATCGATGACTTGGAGTACGCGTACACGCTGAAGGCCGAGGCGGAGGCGGCCAGGCGCGGTGAGATCAGGACGCGCCGCCTCGATGAGATCGCAGCGAGCCTCGGACTCGATGACTGA
- a CDS encoding serine acetyltransferase, with protein MTATAQQLFRSDLFRYFGRTDAPLTARLGERKVLSYLWAFRHAQSTSSPPLQKAYRAALSHLSATTFIQIPWSTKIGPGFYIGHRGRIIINPATVIGSNCNIATGVTIGAIPSGRRAGTPTIGDRVWIGTNAVIVGGITIGDDVLIAPGALVNIDVPSGATVIGNPGVIKEGRPCPPEYMQNLWLG; from the coding sequence ATGACCGCTACGGCGCAACAGCTCTTCCGCTCAGACCTTTTTCGCTACTTCGGCCGCACCGACGCGCCGCTGACTGCGCGCCTCGGTGAGCGCAAGGTGCTGAGCTACCTGTGGGCCTTCCGGCACGCGCAGAGCACCAGCTCACCACCGCTGCAGAAGGCCTACCGGGCGGCATTAAGCCATCTGTCGGCGACGACCTTCATCCAGATTCCCTGGTCAACCAAGATTGGGCCCGGCTTCTATATTGGGCACCGCGGGCGCATCATCATCAACCCCGCCACGGTAATCGGCAGCAACTGCAACATCGCCACGGGTGTCACGATCGGAGCTATCCCCTCCGGCCGCCGCGCGGGCACACCCACCATCGGAGACCGGGTGTGGATCGGCACGAATGCGGTTATCGTCGGCGGGATCACCATCGGCGACGATGTACTGATCGCGCCCGGAGCGCTGGTCAACATCGATGTCCCCTCCGGTGCAACGGTTATCGGCAATCCCGGCGTCATCAAAGAGGGACGCCCCTGTCCGCCGGAGTACATGCAGAACCTGTGGCTGGGAT